A single Micromonospora luteifusca DNA region contains:
- a CDS encoding nuclear transport factor 2 family protein: MRAVLTDEDEWTIPGHHPLSGTKRGVEEVAAFFTELGRAGFQAEPLFLEANEGYVVDIHRGWTTEGIGTVDTLWALVWHFTADGKIDRVVNLSADQHQMDSYVWNNYALAALPDRLA, encoded by the coding sequence ATGCGGGCCGTGCTGACCGATGAGGACGAGTGGACCATCCCCGGCCACCACCCGCTGTCCGGCACCAAACGGGGCGTGGAGGAAGTCGCCGCCTTCTTCACCGAGTTGGGCAGGGCCGGATTCCAGGCCGAACCGTTGTTCCTGGAAGCCAACGAGGGATACGTGGTCGACATCCACCGCGGGTGGACCACCGAGGGCATCGGCACCGTCGACACCCTGTGGGCACTGGTGTGGCACTTCACCGCCGACGGCAAGATCGACCGGGTGGTCAACCTCTCCGCCGACCAGCATCAGATGGACAGCTACGTCTGGAACAACTACGCGCTCGCCGCACTGCCCGACCGGCTGGCGTGA
- a CDS encoding argininosuccinate synthase, with the protein MTERVVLAYSGGLDTSVAIPYLAEQTGAEVIAVAVDVGQGGEDLDAIRQRALDCGAAESEVIDARDEFAADYCLPAIRANALYMDRYPLVSALSRPLIVKHLVAAARRHGGTIVSHGCTGKGNDQVRFEVGLNALAPDLKIIAPARDFAWTRDKAIAFAEEKGLPIDVSAKSPYSIDQNLWGRAVETGFLEDIWNAPVEDLYSYTADPAQDRDADEIVITFDGGVPVAIDGETVTPYQAILELNRRAGAQGVGRLDMVEDRLVGIKSREVYEAPGAIALITAHQELEAVTVERDLARFKKGVDQRWGELVYDGLWFSPLKDSLDAFIDDAQRHVSGEVRMTLHGGRATVTGRRSEASLYDFGMATYDTGDTFDQSLAKGFVQLWGLPSRMASARDARLGGGGQ; encoded by the coding sequence ATGACCGAGCGGGTCGTGCTTGCGTACTCCGGAGGGTTGGACACCTCCGTCGCCATCCCTTATCTGGCCGAGCAGACCGGCGCCGAGGTGATCGCGGTCGCGGTCGACGTCGGACAGGGCGGCGAGGACCTCGACGCCATCCGGCAGCGTGCCCTGGACTGCGGCGCCGCGGAGTCCGAGGTCATCGACGCGCGTGACGAGTTCGCCGCCGACTACTGCCTGCCGGCCATCCGGGCCAACGCCCTCTACATGGACCGCTACCCGCTGGTGTCGGCGCTGTCCCGGCCGCTGATCGTGAAGCACCTGGTGGCGGCGGCGCGCAGGCACGGCGGCACGATCGTGTCGCACGGCTGCACCGGCAAGGGCAACGACCAGGTCCGGTTCGAGGTGGGCCTGAACGCGCTCGCCCCCGACCTGAAGATCATCGCGCCGGCCCGGGACTTTGCCTGGACGCGGGACAAGGCGATCGCCTTCGCCGAGGAGAAGGGCCTGCCGATCGACGTGTCGGCCAAGTCCCCGTACTCGATCGACCAGAACCTGTGGGGTCGCGCGGTGGAGACCGGCTTCCTGGAGGACATCTGGAACGCCCCCGTCGAGGACCTCTACTCGTACACTGCCGATCCGGCGCAGGACCGCGACGCCGACGAGATCGTGATCACCTTCGACGGCGGCGTGCCGGTGGCGATCGACGGTGAGACGGTCACCCCGTACCAGGCGATCCTGGAGCTGAACCGGCGCGCCGGCGCGCAGGGCGTGGGCCGGCTCGACATGGTCGAGGACCGCCTCGTCGGCATCAAGAGCCGAGAGGTGTACGAGGCTCCCGGCGCGATCGCACTGATCACCGCCCATCAGGAACTGGAGGCGGTGACCGTGGAACGGGACCTGGCCCGGTTCAAGAAGGGCGTCGACCAGCGCTGGGGCGAGCTCGTCTACGACGGCCTGTGGTTCTCGCCGTTGAAGGACTCGCTGGACGCGTTCATCGACGACGCGCAGCGGCACGTGAGCGGCGAGGTGCGGATGACCCTGCACGGCGGTCGGGCCACCGTCACCGGTCGGCGCTCCGAGGCGAGCCTCTACGACTTCGGGATGGCGACCTACGACACCGGTGACACCTTCGACCAGTCCCTCGCAAAGGGTTTCGTGCAGTTGTGGGGCCTGCCGAGTCGGATGGCGTCCGCTCGGGACGCCCGGCTGGGCGGTGGCGGACAGTGA
- a CDS encoding fructosamine kinase family protein, with the protein MQSATFLRECLLRAGMRDVVTVEPTTGGVAALAGIATRRNAPPVFVKAFDDAPADDVFVAEAEGLTALRELGGVATPEVILAGRELLVLSVLRPRPHSEAFWEQFAHALARMHLSTTHPRFGWHRDNWLGRRRQINTWEDDGFAFFAQHRLLRWLGQPRVEAALDAADRAALERLCHRLPDLLPVRPACLTHGDLWAQNLLSTPDGQPALIDPAVSYLWAEVDLAHVWSTAPPPEAQRFFEVYAELTSLDSDWRARMPIVQLRQHLAVLAQFDDDWGAADQIRATLAPFRSRTPTRPTTSRPCGPC; encoded by the coding sequence ATGCAATCGGCGACGTTCCTGCGGGAGTGCCTGCTCCGGGCCGGGATGCGCGATGTCGTCACAGTGGAGCCGACGACGGGTGGGGTCGCGGCGCTCGCGGGCATCGCCACCCGCCGGAACGCGCCGCCGGTGTTCGTCAAGGCCTTCGACGACGCGCCTGCCGACGACGTCTTCGTGGCGGAAGCCGAAGGGCTGACCGCCCTGCGCGAGCTCGGCGGCGTGGCGACACCCGAGGTGATCCTCGCCGGCCGAGAGCTGCTTGTCCTGTCGGTGCTACGCCCGAGGCCGCACAGCGAGGCCTTCTGGGAACAGTTCGCGCACGCGCTCGCCCGGATGCACCTGAGCACGACACATCCCCGCTTCGGGTGGCACCGCGACAACTGGCTGGGTCGTCGCCGCCAGATCAATACGTGGGAGGACGACGGCTTCGCATTCTTCGCACAGCACCGGCTGCTGCGGTGGCTCGGGCAGCCCCGCGTCGAGGCGGCACTCGATGCCGCGGACCGGGCGGCGCTGGAGCGGCTGTGTCACCGCCTGCCCGACCTGCTGCCGGTCCGGCCGGCGTGCCTGACGCACGGCGACCTGTGGGCACAGAACCTCCTGTCCACCCCGGATGGGCAGCCCGCGCTGATCGACCCGGCCGTGTCCTACCTGTGGGCCGAGGTCGACCTCGCCCACGTGTGGTCCACCGCGCCCCCACCCGAGGCGCAACGGTTCTTCGAGGTCTACGCGGAGCTGACCTCGCTCGACAGCGACTGGCGGGCCCGCATGCCGATCGTCCAGCTGCGGCAACACCTCGCCGTGCTGGCGCAGTTCGACGACGACTGGGGCGCGGCGGACCAGATCCGTGCCACCCTCGCCCCGTTCCGGTCGCGAACGCCTACGCGGCCTACGACATCCCGGCCATGCGGGCCGTGCTGA
- a CDS encoding arginine repressor — MTAPLTRAARHARIVELIRDGAIRSQTELADRLAADGVGVTQATLSRDLEELGAVKVRGGDGPAVYLIPEDGQRPLRDAEAAPARLVRLLRELLNGVDSSGNIAVLRTPPGAAQYLASALDRAGLPEIVGTIAGDDTILVVAREAIGGAALGEKLAGWARREDTVEGNTTP, encoded by the coding sequence ATGACGGCGCCACTGACCCGCGCGGCCCGGCACGCCCGGATCGTGGAGCTGATCCGCGACGGGGCGATCCGGTCGCAGACCGAGCTGGCCGACCGGCTCGCCGCCGACGGTGTCGGCGTCACCCAGGCCACCCTCTCGCGGGACCTGGAGGAGTTGGGTGCGGTCAAGGTGCGCGGCGGCGACGGCCCGGCCGTCTACCTGATCCCCGAGGACGGTCAACGGCCGCTGCGCGACGCCGAGGCCGCACCGGCCCGGCTGGTGCGGCTGCTGCGCGAGCTGCTCAACGGTGTCGACTCCAGCGGCAACATCGCCGTGCTGCGTACCCCGCCGGGCGCAGCCCAGTACCTCGCCAGCGCGTTGGACCGAGCGGGCCTCCCCGAGATCGTCGGCACCATCGCCGGCGACGACACCATCCTCGTCGTGGCCCGCGAGGCCATCGGCGGGGCCGCGCTCGGCGAGAAACTTGCCGGCTGGGCCCGCCGGGAAGACACCGTTGAAGGGAACACCACGCCATGA
- a CDS encoding acetylornithine transaminase: MSTLVQRWTQSMMGNYSTPQLALVSGAGAVVVDDAGREYLDLLGGIAVNALGHAHPAVVAAVSKQVATLGHVSNFYAAEPPIALAELLLALAGRPGRVFLSNSGAEANEAAFKLSRQTGRTHVVSTRGGFHGRTMGALALTGQPAKADPFRPLPGEVTHIDFGDVAALEAAVSDATAMVILEPIQGENGVVVPPAGYLAAARQITARHGALLVLDEVQTGIGRTGHWFAHQADGVEPDVVTLAKGLGGGLPIGATLAFGRAADLLTPGSHGTTFGGNPVSCAAALAVVATIANEGLLDNVKRVGERLRRGIEALGHPLIDGVRGAGLLLGVTLTAPVAPVLAEALREAGFLVNPVQPGVLRLAPPLILTAAQADAFVAALPAALDATSPAAAGAEFTQATTTTITTGTTA, from the coding sequence ATGAGCACGTTGGTGCAGCGCTGGACGCAATCCATGATGGGCAACTACTCCACGCCGCAGTTGGCACTGGTCTCCGGTGCCGGTGCCGTCGTGGTCGACGACGCCGGCCGGGAATACCTCGACCTGCTCGGTGGCATCGCGGTGAACGCCCTCGGCCACGCCCACCCGGCCGTGGTGGCGGCGGTGTCGAAGCAGGTCGCGACCCTCGGGCACGTCTCCAACTTCTACGCCGCGGAGCCGCCGATCGCCCTGGCCGAGCTGCTGCTGGCGCTCGCCGGCCGGCCCGGCCGGGTCTTCCTGTCCAACTCGGGTGCGGAGGCGAACGAGGCGGCGTTCAAGCTGTCGCGGCAAACCGGACGCACCCACGTGGTCTCCACCCGGGGCGGCTTCCATGGCCGCACCATGGGTGCGCTCGCCCTGACCGGCCAGCCGGCCAAGGCCGATCCGTTCCGGCCGCTGCCCGGCGAGGTGACCCACATCGACTTCGGCGACGTGGCCGCTCTCGAGGCGGCCGTCAGTGACGCCACCGCCATGGTGATCCTGGAGCCGATCCAGGGCGAGAACGGCGTCGTCGTCCCGCCGGCCGGCTACCTCGCCGCGGCGCGGCAGATCACCGCCCGGCACGGGGCGCTGCTGGTGCTCGACGAGGTGCAGACCGGCATCGGACGCACCGGGCACTGGTTCGCGCACCAGGCCGACGGTGTGGAGCCGGACGTGGTCACGCTCGCCAAGGGGCTGGGTGGCGGGCTGCCGATCGGGGCCACGCTGGCCTTCGGCCGGGCCGCCGACCTGCTCACCCCCGGCTCGCACGGCACCACCTTCGGCGGCAACCCGGTCAGCTGCGCGGCTGCGCTCGCCGTGGTGGCGACCATCGCCAACGAGGGCCTGCTCGACAACGTCAAGCGGGTCGGGGAGCGGCTGCGTCGCGGCATCGAGGCACTGGGTCACCCGCTGATCGACGGCGTACGCGGCGCCGGGTTGCTGCTCGGCGTGACGCTCACCGCGCCGGTGGCGCCGGTGCTCGCCGAGGCGCTGCGGGAGGCCGGCTTCCTGGTCAACCCGGTGCAGCCGGGCGTGCTCCGGCTGGCCCCGCCACTGATCCTCACCGCCGCGCAGGCGGACGCCTTCGTCGCCGCGCTGCCTGCCGCCCTGGACGCGACCTCCCCGGCAGCAGCCGGTGCGGAGTTCACGCAGGCCACGACCACCACCATCACCACGGGGACGACCGCATGA
- a CDS encoding DNA-3-methyladenine glycosylase has product MDYSWLHAPAAQVPETAQTLLGWEITAGGVRVRLTEVEAYAGTGEDPASHAHRGSTPRTAVMFGPAGYAYTYFVFGMHWCLNIISGAEGEAAAVLLRAGEVVDGVDIARERRGDVSGRDLARGPARLVVALGITAAANGTSMIDGNGPILLTPPTRPVNRSAISAGPRVGVAAAHDVPWRFWITDDPTVSSYRRHVPRRRPARKPGG; this is encoded by the coding sequence GTGGACTACTCGTGGCTGCACGCCCCCGCCGCTCAGGTGCCCGAGACGGCTCAGACGCTTCTCGGGTGGGAGATCACTGCCGGAGGCGTCCGGGTCAGGCTGACCGAGGTCGAGGCGTACGCGGGCACGGGGGAGGACCCCGCGTCGCACGCTCATCGCGGTTCCACTCCCCGCACGGCTGTCATGTTCGGCCCGGCCGGGTACGCCTACACCTACTTCGTGTTCGGCATGCACTGGTGTCTGAACATCATTTCTGGTGCCGAGGGGGAGGCGGCGGCCGTCCTGCTGCGAGCGGGTGAGGTTGTCGACGGTGTGGACATCGCTCGCGAGCGCCGAGGGGACGTGTCCGGTAGAGACCTCGCTCGCGGGCCTGCTCGGCTGGTGGTCGCCCTCGGGATCACCGCCGCGGCCAACGGCACATCCATGATCGACGGCAACGGTCCGATCCTGTTGACGCCGCCAACGCGCCCGGTCAACCGGTCGGCCATCTCTGCCGGCCCCCGGGTCGGGGTGGCCGCGGCGCATGACGTTCCGTGGCGCTTCTGGATCACCGACGATCCCACCGTCAGTAGTTACCGTCGGCACGTGCCCCGTCGGCGACCCGCGAGGAAGCCGGGAGGGTAG
- the argB gene encoding acetylglutamate kinase has protein sequence MSLSQDLARAQVKAETLIEALPWLARFSGSTVVVKYGGNAMIDPELQRTFAADMVFLRYAGLKPVVVHGGGPQISAMLSRLGIASEFRGGLRVTTAEAMDVVRMVLVGQVGRELVGLINSHGPYAVGLSGEDARLFTAVRRPAYVDGLPVDVGQVGDVESVDVSAVTDLIDAGRIPVISTVAPDVDGVLHNLNADTAAAALAIALRARKLVVLTDVAGLYADWPDTSSLVSEIVADDLAKLLPRLESGMVPKMEACLRAVRGGVPAAHVVDGRVAHSTLLEVFTSEGFGTMVVPGDGTVVS, from the coding sequence ATGAGTCTCAGCCAGGACCTCGCCCGCGCTCAGGTCAAGGCGGAGACGCTGATCGAGGCGCTGCCGTGGTTGGCGCGTTTCTCCGGCTCCACGGTCGTGGTCAAGTACGGCGGCAACGCCATGATCGATCCCGAGTTGCAGCGGACGTTCGCCGCGGACATGGTCTTCCTGCGCTACGCCGGCCTCAAGCCCGTGGTGGTGCATGGCGGTGGTCCGCAGATCTCCGCCATGCTGAGCCGACTCGGGATCGCCAGCGAGTTCCGGGGTGGTCTGCGGGTGACCACCGCCGAGGCGATGGACGTGGTCCGGATGGTGCTGGTCGGGCAGGTCGGCCGCGAACTGGTCGGGCTGATCAACTCGCACGGTCCGTACGCCGTGGGCCTCTCCGGCGAGGACGCCCGGCTGTTCACCGCGGTGCGCCGCCCGGCGTACGTGGACGGGCTGCCGGTCGACGTCGGCCAGGTCGGCGACGTCGAGTCGGTCGACGTGTCCGCGGTGACCGACCTGATCGACGCCGGTCGGATCCCGGTGATCTCCACGGTCGCGCCGGACGTGGACGGGGTGCTGCACAACCTCAACGCGGACACGGCCGCCGCCGCGCTGGCCATCGCGTTGCGGGCCCGCAAGCTCGTCGTGCTCACCGATGTGGCCGGCCTGTACGCGGACTGGCCGGACACCTCAAGCCTGGTCTCCGAGATCGTCGCGGACGACCTGGCCAAGCTGCTGCCGAGGCTGGAGTCGGGCATGGTGCCGAAGATGGAGGCCTGCCTGCGGGCGGTGCGTGGGGGAGTGCCCGCCGCGCACGTCGTCGACGGTCGGGTGGCCCACTCCACGTTGTTAGAGGTGTTCACCTCGGAAGGGTTCGGGACGATGGTGGTGCCAGGAGACGGGACGGTCGTGTCATGA
- a CDS encoding DNA-binding protein, whose protein sequence is MTTDDPFTAPHPARARAHRTHEALQRISERHAGTDTQRGRWAHPYVLDPWEAVALVTALAAGGAEREPAEEPIDAADLTAALTLLPHVRAELDALEAGLLTLARDRGLTWQAIAYGLGLGSAQAARQRYERVAARSAEQTP, encoded by the coding sequence ATGACGACGGACGATCCGTTCACCGCACCCCACCCGGCCCGTGCCCGCGCCCACCGCACCCACGAGGCACTGCAACGCATCAGCGAGCGGCACGCCGGCACCGACACCCAGCGTGGGCGCTGGGCCCACCCGTACGTGCTCGACCCGTGGGAAGCCGTCGCCCTGGTCACCGCACTGGCCGCCGGCGGAGCCGAGCGGGAGCCTGCGGAGGAGCCGATCGACGCCGCCGACCTCACCGCCGCGCTGACCCTGCTGCCACACGTCCGCGCCGAGCTGGACGCCCTGGAGGCCGGGCTGTTGACGCTGGCCCGGGACCGCGGGCTGACCTGGCAGGCCATCGCGTACGGGCTGGGCCTGGGCAGCGCGCAGGCGGCCCGGCAGCGCTACGAGCGAGTCGCCGCCCGCTCGGCCGAGCAGACCCCCTGA
- a CDS encoding MmcQ/YjbR family DNA-binding protein: MERAEMLAYCLAKPGAWLDRPWEGDEVVKVGSRIFAFLGSGAGNPTVGIKCGPTREVADEWLHRHPDDARVMAYIGRSGWNTLRLDGGIDDEELTEAVDSSYDMVVAKLPKRERPTA, translated from the coding sequence ATGGAGCGCGCGGAGATGCTGGCGTACTGCCTGGCCAAGCCGGGAGCGTGGTTGGACCGGCCGTGGGAGGGCGACGAGGTCGTGAAGGTGGGCAGCCGGATCTTCGCGTTCCTCGGCAGCGGCGCGGGTAACCCGACGGTCGGCATCAAGTGCGGCCCGACTCGCGAGGTGGCCGACGAGTGGCTGCACCGGCACCCCGACGACGCCCGGGTGATGGCCTACATCGGCCGGTCCGGGTGGAACACGCTGCGCCTCGACGGTGGGATCGACGACGAGGAGTTGACCGAGGCGGTCGACTCGTCGTACGACATGGTGGTGGCCAAGCTCCCGAAGCGGGAGCGCCCGACGGCCTGA
- a CDS encoding WD40/YVTN/BNR-like repeat-containing protein → MATLLAIGTAKGLFLATSGDDRRSWEITGPHFPMTGVYAVAVDTRHSTPRLLAGMTSSHFGPSVATSDDLGASWDEPDQAPVAFPADTGVSLGRVWQLMPAGPDQPDVVWAGTEPSALFKSTDGGRSFELVRSLWDHPHRPQWEAGFGGQAVHTVLPHPRDPARLLVAMSTGGVYRSEDAGASWAPGNTGIRAYFMPNEWPEFGQCVHKVARDAGNPERLYAQNHHGVYRSDDDGRTWSSIADGLPSDFGFPMVAHPGRGGTVWTFPLVADGERFPTDHRCRVFRSADAGGKWEPLSVGLPEGPFYPAVLRDAMCADEATPGGVYFGTRSGSVFASRDEGDSWSLVAAHLPDVLCVRAAAV, encoded by the coding sequence ATGGCAACGCTGCTCGCGATCGGCACGGCCAAAGGATTGTTTCTCGCCACCAGCGGCGACGACCGGCGCAGCTGGGAGATCACCGGCCCACACTTCCCGATGACCGGCGTCTACGCGGTCGCGGTCGACACCCGTCACTCCACCCCACGGTTGCTCGCCGGGATGACCAGCTCACACTTCGGGCCCAGCGTCGCCACCAGCGACGACCTCGGCGCTTCCTGGGACGAGCCCGACCAGGCGCCGGTCGCGTTCCCGGCCGACACCGGCGTCTCCCTCGGGCGGGTCTGGCAGTTGATGCCGGCCGGCCCCGACCAGCCCGACGTGGTCTGGGCCGGCACCGAGCCGTCCGCGCTGTTCAAGTCCACCGATGGTGGCCGCAGCTTCGAGCTGGTCCGCTCCCTCTGGGACCACCCGCACCGCCCGCAGTGGGAGGCCGGCTTCGGCGGCCAGGCCGTGCACACCGTGCTGCCCCACCCGCGTGACCCGGCCCGGCTGCTGGTCGCCATGTCCACCGGCGGCGTCTACCGCTCGGAGGACGCCGGCGCGAGCTGGGCGCCGGGCAACACCGGCATCCGCGCCTACTTCATGCCCAACGAGTGGCCGGAGTTCGGCCAGTGCGTGCACAAGGTCGCCCGGGACGCCGGCAACCCCGAGCGGCTATATGCGCAGAACCACCACGGCGTCTACCGCTCCGACGACGACGGCCGCACCTGGTCCTCGATCGCCGACGGGCTGCCCAGCGACTTCGGCTTCCCGATGGTGGCCCACCCGGGGCGGGGCGGCACGGTGTGGACCTTCCCGTTGGTGGCCGACGGCGAGCGGTTCCCGACCGACCACCGCTGCCGGGTGTTCCGTTCCGCCGACGCTGGCGGCAAGTGGGAGCCGCTGTCGGTGGGGCTGCCCGAGGGACCGTTCTATCCGGCGGTGTTGCGCGACGCGATGTGCGCCGACGAGGCCACCCCCGGTGGGGTCTACTTCGGCACCCGCTCCGGCTCGGTCTTCGCCAGCCGCGACGAGGGCGACTCCTGGTCCTTGGTGGCCGCGCACCTGCCCGACGTGCTCTGCGTTCGTGCCGCGGCGGTCTGA
- a CDS encoding NAD-dependent epimerase/dehydratase family protein — MRIIVVGGASTIGRRLVPALRSNGHDVVVAGRTVHVDLTAQALP; from the coding sequence ATGAGGATCATCGTCGTCGGCGGCGCCAGCACCATCGGACGACGCCTGGTGCCCGCACTGCGATCCAACGGTCACGACGTCGTCGTGGCCGGACGCACCGTGCACGTCGACCTCACCGCCCAAGCACTGCCATGA
- the argJ gene encoding bifunctional glutamate N-acetyltransferase/amino-acid acetyltransferase ArgJ, translating to MSVTTPRGFRAAGVAAGLKASGGADVALVVNDGPDAGVAGVFTTNRVKAAPVRWSQQVVQGGVVRAVVLNSGGANACTGPGGFQDTHATAEHTAAALTSVSPRLILGAGEVAVCSTGLIGERLPMPKLLPGVRSAIKGLSRDGGPAAAEAIMTTDTRPKTTVARGSGWTVGGMAKGSGMLAPGMATMLCVLTTDAVAGPATLDEALRAATRVTFDRVDSDGCMSTNDTVLLLASGASGIEPTPTELAAAVTAACHDLAQQLVADAEGATKQVAIDVVGAADEDDAVEVGRTVARNNLVKTALFGNDPNWGRILAAVGTTAAAFEPDEVDVAVNGVWVCRGGAAAEDRSKVDLTGRDVTIRIDLHAGTSEATIWTNDLSHAYVHENSAYSS from the coding sequence GTGAGTGTCACCACCCCACGGGGTTTCCGGGCGGCCGGGGTGGCCGCCGGTCTCAAGGCCAGCGGTGGCGCGGACGTCGCCCTGGTGGTCAACGACGGTCCGGACGCCGGTGTCGCCGGTGTCTTCACCACCAACCGGGTCAAGGCCGCGCCGGTGCGCTGGAGCCAGCAGGTCGTGCAGGGTGGTGTGGTCCGCGCCGTGGTGCTCAACTCCGGTGGCGCCAACGCCTGCACCGGGCCGGGCGGTTTCCAGGACACGCACGCGACCGCCGAGCACACCGCCGCCGCGCTGACCTCGGTCAGTCCACGGTTGATCCTCGGCGCCGGTGAGGTCGCGGTTTGCTCCACCGGGCTGATCGGTGAGCGGTTGCCGATGCCGAAGCTGCTGCCGGGCGTCCGCTCGGCGATCAAGGGGTTGTCCCGGGACGGCGGTCCCGCCGCCGCCGAGGCGATCATGACCACGGACACCCGGCCGAAGACCACCGTGGCCCGGGGCAGCGGCTGGACGGTCGGCGGCATGGCCAAGGGCTCCGGGATGCTCGCGCCGGGTATGGCCACCATGCTCTGCGTCCTGACCACCGACGCGGTGGCCGGGCCGGCGACGCTGGACGAGGCGCTGCGCGCGGCCACCCGGGTCACCTTCGACCGGGTCGACTCCGACGGTTGCATGTCCACGAACGACACCGTGTTGCTGCTGGCCAGCGGTGCGAGCGGCATCGAGCCGACTCCGACCGAGCTGGCCGCCGCCGTCACCGCGGCCTGCCACGACCTGGCCCAGCAGTTGGTGGCCGACGCCGAGGGTGCCACCAAGCAGGTCGCCATCGACGTGGTCGGCGCCGCCGACGAGGACGACGCGGTCGAGGTGGGTCGCACGGTGGCCCGCAACAACCTGGTCAAGACCGCGCTGTTCGGCAACGACCCGAACTGGGGTCGGATCCTCGCCGCCGTCGGCACCACCGCCGCCGCGTTCGAGCCGGACGAGGTCGACGTGGCGGTCAACGGGGTGTGGGTGTGCCGGGGCGGTGCCGCCGCGGAGGACCGCTCGAAGGTCGACCTGACCGGGCGGGACGTGACCATCCGGATCGACCTGCACGCTGGCACGTCCGAGGCGACGATCTGGACCAACGACCTGTCCCACGCGTACGTGCACGAGAACTCGGCCTATTCATCATGA
- the argH gene encoding argininosuccinate lyase — MGDVDDKSLTENSAATNRTSLWGGRFAGGPAEALARLSVSVQFDWRLAPYDIAGSRAHARVLAGAGLLDPEELGRILAALDDLEAACASGAFRPTVDDEDVHTALERGLLERLGSLGGKLRAGRSRNDQVATDLRLYLRDHARGVASRLVELAEALVEQAERHVDTAAPGMTHLQHAQPVTFGHWLLAHVQPLLRDLERLRDWDHRAAISPLGAGALAGSGLPLDPVAVAKELGFRTSFANSMDAVADRDFVAEFLFTTAMIGVHLSRLGEEVVLWTSHEFGWVELDDSFATGSSIMPQKKNADIAELARGKSGRLIGGLVTVLTMLKGLPMTYDRDMQEDKEPAFDAVDTLELLLPALAGMISTMTVRVDRLVAAAPVGFSLATEVADWLVRRNVPFRDAHEITGRLVALCAARECELEDVSDDDLAAVSEHLDPSVRDVLSVRSALAARTTPGSTGPGPVADQLADAADRLANWRDWATERVVPR, encoded by the coding sequence ATGGGCGACGTGGACGACAAGAGCCTGACCGAGAACAGTGCCGCCACCAACCGGACCAGCCTGTGGGGTGGCCGGTTCGCCGGCGGCCCCGCCGAGGCGCTCGCCCGACTGTCGGTGAGCGTGCAGTTCGACTGGCGCCTGGCCCCGTACGACATCGCTGGTTCCCGGGCGCACGCCCGGGTCCTCGCCGGTGCCGGGCTGCTCGACCCTGAGGAGCTGGGTCGGATCCTGGCGGCCCTCGACGACCTGGAGGCGGCCTGTGCCTCCGGCGCGTTCCGCCCGACCGTCGACGACGAGGACGTGCACACCGCGTTGGAGCGCGGTCTGCTGGAGCGCCTCGGCAGCCTCGGTGGCAAGCTGCGCGCCGGCCGGTCCCGCAACGACCAGGTCGCGACGGACCTGCGGCTCTATCTGCGGGACCACGCCCGGGGCGTGGCCAGCCGCCTCGTGGAGCTGGCCGAGGCGTTGGTCGAGCAGGCCGAGCGGCACGTCGACACGGCCGCGCCCGGTATGACGCATCTCCAGCACGCCCAGCCGGTCACGTTCGGGCACTGGTTGCTCGCCCACGTGCAGCCGCTGCTGCGGGACCTGGAGCGGCTGCGCGACTGGGACCACCGGGCGGCGATCAGCCCACTAGGCGCGGGGGCGCTGGCCGGTTCCGGGCTTCCCCTGGACCCGGTGGCCGTGGCCAAGGAGCTGGGCTTCCGGACGTCCTTCGCCAACTCGATGGACGCCGTCGCCGACCGGGACTTCGTCGCCGAGTTCCTCTTCACCACTGCCATGATCGGGGTGCACCTCTCCCGGCTCGGCGAGGAGGTCGTGCTCTGGACCTCGCACGAGTTCGGCTGGGTGGAGCTGGACGACTCGTTCGCCACCGGATCGTCGATCATGCCGCAGAAGAAGAACGCGGACATCGCCGAACTCGCCCGCGGTAAGTCCGGCCGACTGATCGGCGGCCTGGTCACCGTGCTCACCATGCTCAAGGGCCTGCCGATGACCTACGACCGGGACATGCAGGAGGACAAGGAGCCCGCCTTCGACGCGGTCGACACCTTGGAGCTGCTGCTCCCGGCCCTGGCCGGAATGATCTCCACGATGACGGTCCGGGTGGACCGGCTCGTCGCCGCCGCGCCGGTCGGCTTCTCCCTCGCCACCGAGGTCGCCGACTGGTTGGTCCGGCGCAACGTGCCGTTCCGGGACGCGCACGAGATCACTGGCCGGCTGGTGGCGCTCTGCGCCGCTCGGGAATGCGAACTGGAGGACGTCTCCGACGACGACCTGGCTGCGGTCAGCGAGCATCTCGACCCGTCGGTTCGCGACGTGCTCTCGGTCCGTTCGGCCCTCGCGGCCCGGACCACCCCCGGCTCGACCGGCCCCGGCCCGGTCGCCGACCAACTCGCCGACGCGGCGGACCGGCTGGCCAACTGGCGGGACTGGGCCACCGAACGGGTCGTCCCGCGCTGA